Within the Eucalyptus grandis isolate ANBG69807.140 chromosome 1, ASM1654582v1, whole genome shotgun sequence genome, the region CTCTATCTCCGACCATTGATGACCCAGCAAGGCCAATCTCGTCAAAGAGCTTCGGCCAACGAGCGGGCGCATAGACTCGCGTCCTCAAACCGCGGGAAATTATTACCGTTGGGTCGGATTCAGCGCAGACCGAGAGTACGACAAATCGAAGCTTTGTTTCATGCTTCTAAAGCTCCAACAATGGCCGTACCAACGACACCCTCGTCTTCGGAGAGCCTTTTTTCCAACTTCGCCAGCTGATCCGAGCTCCGTCCTGGCCGTTCCCTCGATCAGATGAAGCCGCGGTTATGGACGGTCGGCTTGTTGGCGACGGTGATGATCTCGGCCTGCTGCAGAGTCGAAGCGAAGTGTAGCAAAGGCTGTGACTTAGCCCTGGCCTCGTACTACCTCGGGCCCAGATCGGATTTGACCTTCATAAGCGAGGTCTTGTCGGCATCGATGGCGGATATCCTCAGCTACAACAAGGATAAGGTCCCGAACGAGGACACCTACCAGACGGGGATCAGGGTCAACGTCCCCTTCAGCTGCGGCTGCATCGACGGCAAGTTCCTCGGGCACGCGTTCAATTACTCGTCGGGCCACGGCGACCTCTACGATACGGTCGCGATGAAGTACTTCTCGAACTTGACGACCGTGGAGTGGTTGCAGGCGTTCAACCCTTATCCCCCGACCAAGATACCGGACTCCGCCGTTTTGGATGTGGTCGTTAATTGTTCGTGCGGGAACCGCGCTGTCTCGAAGGAGTATGGATTGTTCATCACGTATCCACTGAGGCCGGAGGACACTCTCGATAACATCGCGGCGGAGGTGAATTTGACGACCACTTTGCTGCAGAGCTATAATCCTGGTGTGAATTTTAGCCGAGGGAGTGGTCTGGTGTATATTCCGGGGAAaggtgagtttttttttttttttaaacttcccTTGAGGACATGCTTATCTGGTTTCGCAAATTTTCCGTCGGAGCAATAAAATTCTCAGCGACCAGATGATTACGAAGGAGTCTTAACGTTTAAAATGACTGTCTAGACTGGCTTTAGATGCATCTCCCCCTGTGTTTGAATGAGTTCGTGGACCTGTGTCTCGTCCCAATTACGTCTGATGTTTCCGAAGAACAAATGAGGTGGGACTGTTCTTCATCAGATGTGAGAGTTATTTAAGAAAGCTAGCTTGGTTATTCTGCATGAAGTGCGGCTCGTCTGTCCAATCCAGATGGTGATTATTCAACATAATATCGATCTAATTGTGTCTAGTACGACCAGATTAATGTGGCGTATGGAGCAAAGTAGCAGCAGATGCAATTGCCCCATTTAGATGTTGCCGACCATTTAGAAGCTATTATGCTATGTTTTACTGATTAGGCATTTTGTTTTAGTTCTCATTGTAGCACGGATGAGTTGCTTCTTTATGATTAGGTTTCTCCAGGTGTTTATTTGCTTTGGCTAGCCAAACATGTTTCTTTGGAGTGCATGGTCTCTAAATAGAATCTGCTGATATGGTCAATGTAAAAATAGTCATGTTTGTGACATTGCCCATCATTCCTTTGTCTAGATATCATAGCGGTGGTGAAGTATCGGGTACTAGAAATCTTGTACCTGGCCTAAGTATTGAGCTTTGACTACACGATGACAGAAGTTGCAATAGCGGTTTTGACTTAAATCTCCCTTTTCATACAGATGCAAATGGAAACTACCTACCTCTGAAGTCAAGGTAGCTTATAGCAGTCTGCTCATCAGAATGAAGTTTGCTTAGCATTCCATCCGTGTTTCAATTATCTAACTTATCCTTTCGATTTTTCCTCTTTCCAGAACAGGTGGGATGTCCCTCTCCGCATGATCGGAACTTCATTTCGATATCCTAATGGGTGATGGCGGGCCATGACTATACTTAAGGAATTCAGGCTTATCTTTGACTTTTTCATAGCAGGACTATCAGTTGGAGCAATTGTTGGCATATCTATCGCAGCAATAGCAGTGTTGTCGTTTTTAGCATTTTGTATATACCATGGAATATACCGAAAGGAGAAAGTGAAGGAGGCAACCTTGCTCTCAGGATCTCATAAATTATCTGCTCAAGCAGGGAATGGTAGTTTTGTTGCTGATACTAATCCCTCACTTTTCATCTGTTTGTCCacatcacacacacacacacacacacacacacacacacacacacacacacacatgtatgtatgtatgaacTAAGGATTTACTGGTTTGTACATTCTTGAATACAGTGACTGTAGCAAAAAAACTCATTCCAAATGAGGCACGAGCAGATATAATTTACACTTCTAGATATTTCCATGGACTATCTTGATGAAATCATTCCAATCTATATGTCTTTGGTGCATGCACATTATGTCAGTCACACTGCGTACGAGAATTGGTGCTGCTTACAATACTTATTTAGCCAGCGTTCTAGATATGGAGTTACTGGAGAATACGGTGTCTCGACAGGGGATATGTGGtccatatgttttttttattcatcgTACCTTCCTAAATTTTATTGGTGTCACGGTGTTCCCTCTTTGGCAAGCAGTTATAGTTCTTGTCTACTGAAGAAAGAAGATTTGTTTGTCTCCCTAACTTTTCTAGAGAGTAGAGAGTACCCTGACTGGTGTTTTCCCCATCTTGGTCTAGTTCCGGGAAGTGACCCAGCTAAACCTTCAGAATCAACTGGCCCAGTTGATGGTGCTTCAACAGGAATCACTATGGACAAGTCAGTGGAGTTTTCATATGAAGAATTGGCCAAGGCTACAGAGAATTTTAGCCTGGCTAATAAAATTGGGGAAGGTGGCTCTGGAGCTGTCTATTATGCTGAATTGAGAGGCGAGGTTCGTTGACAAATAGCTTTTGCACTTAATGTATGGCTAATATTGTTGGTTAAGGCAGTGTAAGTTCATGAGAAGGTTGATAATGAGGGAGAACTCATTGAAATTCAATCTGGACAGCACCGCCACATCTGATTCTACCAGACTCTAGAGCTGAATCCAGTTGCTTACATGCTGCTTAGCTCACTAGGATGAAGGAATTCTGTATTCAGTTGAAAACCGCTGTTATGCTCTACCATGCTACAAATATTTGTGAGAACAATTTTCTATTATTACTCTCACAGAACTTTCTTCTTGGATGCAATGCAGAAGGCTGCAATTAAGAAGATGGATATGCAAGCTTCAAAAGAATTTCTCGCTGAATTGAAGGTTCTAACGCATGTTAATCACCTTAACCTGGTAAATCCATAATTTCCAGCCTATAGAAGTTTGTTCTTTATGAAGGGAACACCTTTCCATGTTCAGTCAATCCTATGCATTTCCAACAGTTCATGTGGGGATGTGGAAATTTTGGATCGCGTGTGGTAGTGACTTCGTGTGTCCAGATGTAGTGCTTTCATGTGCTGTTTGTTCATGATTAATATTTGGTGCGTCTGTTTCCATTTCTCTGACTTACCAAATTTAGAATGCGGATCATCTGGATATGTCCACTATAAAATCTGTCGTTGAGAAGCTGCCCTTATTGCTGCAAAAATCCTGAACTGCAGCTAAATTCATGTCGTTACTTTTTTCTGGTCATCATATAAAGACATATCTCAATGGTTTATTCAGGTGCGTCTGATTGGATACTGTGTTGAGGgttctcttttccttgtctATGAGTATATTGAGAATGGAAACTTAAGTCAACATTTGCGTCGCTCGGGTGAGCTTGGGCACATTTTGAGGATATTATTTGGCGAGTTTTGGACATTAGTCTCTGACCGGTGATGATTTGTACATTCCATCAATTTTCAGATAGGGAACCACTCCTATGGTCTACCAGGGTTCAGATTGCCCTTGATTCTGCAAGAGGTCTTGAATATATCCATGAGCATACGGTACCAGTATACATCCATCGAGACATTAAATCGGCAAATATATTGATAGACAAGAACTTCCATGGAAAGGTTATTCTCTGTTGAATCTTGCACCATGATGGACCGTTCGGTTCTTGGGCTAACAACCTAGTGTACGACAGGTGGCAGATTTTGGTTTGACAAAATTGACTAAGGTTGAAGGCGCATGCCTCCAGACACGACTTGTAGGGACATTTGGATACATGCCACCCGAGtatgatcctctctctctctctctctctctctctctctgtgatatCTATGTAGAAGGGCATTGACACTTGTCACACTGAGGGGGGATAGAATAAATACAGGCAATTGTTTATTCATTTACAGTTCTTAAATAAATCCTATGATTGGAAGAAGTTAGGAAGCCTTGCGCTTTGTAATGTGATCATGGCTGCCGCCACTGATTTGAGATTGTGAGCATTTTTTGCGATTGTGATAAGTAGTATCCTTCAAGTAATATGGAAAGGGCTATTCCAAgtaattcatgaattataaTATCATTTGCTATGCAGAATCTAATCAATCCAGAATGACAAGGTATGATCATTATGACTGGACAAACAACACTACCTCAACCATCCATCACCGCTCTTGCTCAGTTGGAACTCAAAATTAGTGTGGAAGTGTTTATTCTCTTTCATTTGCAAGTTCACTTAAACATTAATGCAAATCATTGAGAGTAATGATTCATTCTGGCTTCGTGTAGATATGCCCGGTGTGGCGATGTCTCTCCTAAAGTCGATGTGTATGCTTTCGGTGTGGTCCTTTATGAACTTATTTCTGCCAAGGAGGCTGTAGTCAAGGCAAATGGTTCTATTGCTGAATTAAAGGGCCTCGTCGCTTTGGTTATTCTCTTTCCCTTGTTCTATTTATAGCTAGTTAATAGTAATTAGAAACTTCGAGTTTgccccaaaattttcaatataggTTTAGCACTTTATCTCTAGCTTGAACGAGCAAATTATATACGGGATCTAccattttaactttttctttgctGCCGGTTTCTCGTGAGTTAGCGAGGAGCTTCTTCTAGATTGTGTCGTGCCTCCTTGTATGCTTTTGCAACTCATAGACTGTTTCTGACAAAATTATCTTAACTCTTTGCTGTAATCTCATCATCTGCAGTTTGAAGAGGTTCTTAACCAACCCGATCCCAGAGAGGACCTTCGCAAGCTTGTTGACCCTAGGCTTGGAGATGATTATCCGCTTGATTCCGTCTGGAAGGTGGGGGGGTTCCTAAGAGAATCATTCTGCCATTTACGTTTTCTTTTCTCGGTAAATTATAACTGCCTAGTTTTCTACGTGCACAGGTGGCCCAGCTAGCGAAAGCTTGCACACAAGAGAATCCTCAACTGCGCCCCAGCATGAGATCTATTGCGGTGGCCCTGATGACGCTTTCATCTTCGACAGAGGATTGGGATGTTGGCTCCTTCTACGAGAACCACGCTCTGGTGAATCTAATGTCCGGAAGGTAGAAAATCCCCCCTTTTTGCCGGAATCAGGCAATCACATTTTTCGAGCTTTTATTGAGTTGTCAATGTGGATGTAGAAGTTGTCGATAGTCCCCACCCaaggggttggggtggggacaaATTAGTTTTTGGAGTACGTTTTGACTCCCATGCCCTGAAGGAAACATAaccaaaagtctgagagtgagagttagaatagaagtagagtatgaccgaccaaaaaaaaaaaaaaaaaaagtccagaATTGATATCAATGATTGTTCGGTGCACCAGTTAAATGTAATCTTTATTGCAGCATTGCTTTTGAGAAGACTGCTCATATTTATATGTTGTGACTGTTCATGTTTTTAGGTGTTATGTCATGTTTTTAGATGTAATTAATGTTTTGTAAGTTCCTAAGATTTTATCTCCTCCAAACACTAACTATATTTATGAGTCATTAAGTGTAAGAGTCATGTGTCAAGCCTATAAAAGGCGTGTCTTGTAATTGTTTCTATGCGGGCAATAaggtgaaataaacaaaaagccTATctatctccttctcttctttgtgGGAGTTGTGAGTGTTATTAATCAGAGTGTTTAACCTTTAAATTATCCCATCAAATTGGTACCAGAGCTGCGCCTCTAACATTCAACATATCCATGTAGTTGATCATGGACGATTTGTAAATTACTCTTGggtcttcttttttccctagaAAGAGAATTCTCGTGGAGTTGTTTCAATGCGCATTAGTTTTATGTACGTTATATACTACAAACTAAGACCCTGTCGTGCCACAACAAACAGCATGATCGGATGATTTAATAGAAAACCTCCGAAGTAGCGAAACCCGTGACCTGCAGTGTCCATGGCATTGATTTGCTATTGCTCACCCCCATAATTTTCCACGTTAGAGGGATAAAAGgtaaggggaaaaaaggaaaagacggAAGTTCGATAACTACTGACTGACCCGGAGAATGATCCTTATTACTATCGATGGCGCTAACAATTGTCTTCTCGATCCATCTTCTTGGACCTATTGACTGTGCTCGAAAAACTTATATGTCAAAGCTATTCTGTCATGTCTTCATCATCAATCAGATAAAACTGGTAAAGAGTAATCTAGTCTTGCATATGTTAAGTTTCGAGGCTCTTGTTAACACCTATGTTATATCCAATATTACAAATTCCAATCCTGAAATTGTTTCGATAAAATATATAGCTATATTGAACggttataaacttattgcataTATGTCGTTTCAGTCCTAAGCAAAGCTGACCTGCGCCCAAGCCAGGGCGGCCTCGcctggcctcgccaaatctagcgaggcgaGCCCCGACGAGGGCTCCCCTCATTTGGCGTCACCGTCGGCCGACCAACGCTCGGCAAGGCCTCCTTGGCCTGGGCAAGGGCTAACCTTGCCAGATCTGGTCTaagcgagggcaagcctcagcGAGGACTctccttgccaaatctggcgaggtcggCCCTCACCTAAGTCAGGACGACCTTGCCCAGCATTGCCGTCGCTCGGTAGATGCTTGGCGAGGCCTTCCTGGCCTAGGTGCAagttggcctcgcctaggcgaCCTTCGCTCAGTTGCGTTTGGGTAAGGGCTCTCCTCACCGAGGCTAGCCCTCGCCCCACCGAGCATCACCTATGGCAGGCGAGGCCAACCGACTAGCTATGGTCGATGGCCGACCGTCGCCTATGGCCGGTCGGCCAccggaaaaggcaaagaagaaagccaaaaagaaaagaaagaaaaaaagaaaaaagaaaaagaaaatgataataattcaaaaaatattaaaatattgttaaaaattgtccacgtcagcgccaaTGATCTTACGTGGTACCACCggtgtccacgtcagcattttctggcaaaaattgaccggatggactcaattgtcaagaagtgaaaagatttataactgaattggcaaaattaaaatgtttataactgaattagcaaaagtgcaatagatttaagactttttggacaattttcccaatttttagctataagaaaatttatttatcataacaAGCGAAGAAAAGCAACAACAGCGAGTGAAAGAAGATGTTAAACGAGGCGAAAAAAGACCCCTAATTTAGGTTAgtagagaagaggaaaaaaagaaaaagaaaaaagaaatcaaggcctataaaagaaaagcatagCAAAGCAGGCTCTAGAGCTTCCGGGTGAAATTTCTTTGTGAGGAGATTTTCTCTGGAACAGAGAGGGTTGCTGACAGAGTGAAAAGGAATTGACGACCTACAAGCAGATTAGATCTGAATGGTATCTCATCATGCTCGATTTGTCTACAACGTTGATCGAGTGAGAACTTGACGTGCTCGATAGACATGGACGTATTGTGTCCTATAAGTAGAAATTAGCACCTCTGCTCAATCCAATTTTCAGAGATTAAAACCGGTCAAGCCACTATAGCAAAATGCTGttcccctcccccttttttcctGATGTGGGGGATGGGATGTGCTCTATTGGGACCGTACGCATTACAAAAATACGACATTCGTTGCCGACTCTATGTCCGTAATTTGTATTCTTTGTTATCGTATCCTCTGGATTTTGCATATGACtaatgtttgattttttctttttgagatattCAAAAGGTCCTGTTATTTCTATCTTGGATACAAAACACTAGGTTTGTTCGGCCCGTGACCGGTCGCACCTGAGAGTATAGACGTGGAGATATTCTTTCATGCAACGCATGCACCAATACCATGCAATGTGCTAATTGGTGTAGTACACGCATAAATTAGATAACTATTGAGGCATTTTCCTTAGTAATTTCACATTTTCGATGTGGGCTATGCATACTAACACGGGTCTAGTAACGTTGATGAGGGACATTGTAAGGAAACTGCAACCGGGTTTTGTTAAGTAAGTGGATCATCGTGATCAGTATCTAAATCCGACACTATTCATCTGGTTAGTTTTGGTCACTTATTGGGCCTGGGCTTTTAGCCCATTTATCCTTCAAGCACATCCTTTTTTATgtgtctcttctctttttttgtgtaatttaaaatatagagaataacacaaatgatccataaattttgtcCCAATGTATAATGTGATGTAATTCTTTAATCTCAATGCGTGATATTATCCCTAAACTTTGAAATTATGAACTAttgatatatgttcaatttaatctctaAACTATATGGGAATGTTAATTGTGGTccttgaatttaaattgatagaaaaataacatcgaacattttcatattgcttaaggattatattaaatatgtatcaaaaattgaagaccatattgaacgaattaaaaaattaaaaaccctaCTGCATATTGGGCTAAAACTCaaaaatcacattgaacaaattaaaagttcaagcaTTATATTGTACATTAGGGTAAAGGTTAGAGACTATTTATGCTATTattctttcaaaaatatatataacgAGAATGAGAACTTATTATATGTATTATTTACTCTTTcggagatgcttacaaaaaggATTGCTCACGCCTCACGGTGCGACTTTTAATCCCGGAGAAGATTCGATTAATACGATCGTGAACTTACCTTCTTCCCACGGGGTCAAAGGTACAGTTCAAAGCCGAAATGGACCGCCGCTACGTTCCGTGCCCGTGAAGTTGGGCAGGTCAGCATATGGTGCCAAAAAGCGTCCCAATTCAATGCCTGGGACATCGGCCATTGCTGCTATGGGAATCACTAACCTAGTCCAAACGCGCATAAGAAGATCAGTTGCGTCGTGATCAATTATTTCGTCGGAGATTGTTGAAATGATGGTCCGTAGCTTAGAAAGCAATGATTGCGTTGAAATTCTCGCAAAGATTTGAGattactaaattgacaaaattggaaagtttagaattgaattagtctTTTTTGctataagtttatgattgattagaGAATTTTTTTAGATGTTAAGAATGCCCGAAGAAAAAACAACCGCACTTGCTTCTCCTTTTGCCATAGGAGGTAGCTTCAAGGAAGACAAAAGCATCAAATTATACTTGCTCAATACAAGTCTCGAGAACTCTCGGACAATTTAGGTCATTTTTATGAATCATGAGCGAACAACCTTTTTTCTCATTAAATGAAATGCATGAATAAGTTTAAAAAGGTTGTAAAATTTTATCGAGCCCTCCGATTAGGGATATGCAAAGGAACCGAGAACTATCCAAACCATTCTGAGCTAGATCGGACTGCTCAAGAACTCGTGGTTCCTAGAGGAATTGGGCCGATTCTCAATTCCAATAACCGGTGGGTGGTTCTAGGTGTGGAACTGCCCACTCGAGTTGGACTAAactaataatatatatttaatttttgattaaaaaataaaaaatcttaaatgtTTAGGCTActtacaagttttttttttgggtaagataCTTACAAGTTTGTATGTGCTTTTGTCCACTTATAATAAGTTTGGTGAATGTGCTCTCTTGCTTAACACTTCCTAACATATCGATATTATTGGTTCATCGACTCTAATTGGGAGTGTCTTTGACAAGGTGATTCCGTCATGTAATTCTTTCATAAAACTTGATGGAATCGGTTCTATGAATCTACTCAGGAATCGGACCGGACTAACAATTCGATTCTCGAATGGATCTTTGAAATCAATGGGTGATTCCCgatttcaatttgctttttaAATGGGTGGTTCCTAAAGATAGGGTGGGAACGAGCGTGCGCGTAGACTCCCGTCCTCCAAGCGCACTTCCTTCCTCGCGCCAGCTTCGATGGGGACCGCCAACTCAAACCGCGGGAAATTATTACCGTTTGGTCGGATTCAGCTCAGACCCGAGAGTACGGCAAATCGAAGCTTCGTTTCACGCTCTTAAAGCTCCAACAATGGCCGCACCAACGACACCCTCGTCTTCGGAGagccttttttttattccaactTCGCCGGCTGATCCGAGCTCCGTCCTTGCCGTTCCCTCGATCAGATGAAGCCGCGGTTATGGACGATCGGCTTGTTGGCGACGGTGATGATGTCGGCCCGCTGCAGAGTCGAAGCGAAGTGTAGAGGCTGCGACTTAGCCCTGGCCTCGTACTACGTCTGGGACAAATCGAATTTGACCTTCATAAGCAAGGTCTTGTCGGCGTCGGTCGCGGATATCCTCAGGTACAACAAGGATAAGATCCCGAACCAGGACAGCGTCCATTCGGGGATCAGGGTCAACGTCCCCTTCAGCTGCGGCTGCGTCCGCGGCAAGTTCCCAGGGCACGCGTTCAATTACTCGTTGGGCCACGGCGACCTCTATGATACGGTCGCGATGAAGTACTTCTCGAACTTGACGACCGTGGAGTGGTTGCAGGCGTTCAACCTTTATCCCCCGACCAGAATACCGGACACCGCCGTTTTGGATGTGGTCGTTAATTGTTCGTGCGGGAACCGCGCTGTCTCGAAGGAGTATGGATTGTTCATCACGTATCCGCTGAGGCCGGAGGACACTCTTCAGTCGGTCGCGACGGAGGTGAATTTGACGGCTGAGCTGCTGCAGCGCTATAATCCTGGTGTGAATTTTAGCCAAGGGAGTGGTCTGGTGTATATTCCGGGGAAAGGTGagtttcctttttttacttCCCTTGAGGACATGCTTATCTGGTTTCGCTAATTTTCCATCGGAGCAATAATTTTCTCAGCGACCAGACGATTACGAAGGAGTCTTAACGTTTAAAATGACTGTCTAGACTGGGTTTAGATGCATCTCCCCCAGTGTTTGAATGAGTTTGCAGACCTCTGTATCGTTCCAATTACGTCTGATGTTTCCGAAGAGAAATGGGGTGGAACTTTTCTTCATCAGATGTGAGAGTTATTTAAGAAAGCAAGTTTGGTTATTCTGCATAAGGTGCGGCTCGTCTGTCCAATCCAGATGGTGATTATTCAACATAATATCGATCTAATTGTGTCTAGTACGACCAGATCAATGTGGCGTATGGACCAAAGTAGCAGCAGATGCAATTGCCCCATTTAGATGTTGCCGACTATTTAGAAGCTATTATGCTATGTTTTACTGATTAGGCATTTTGTTTTAGTTCTCATTGTAGCATGGATGAGTTGCTTCTTTATGATTAGGTTTCTCCAGGTGTTTATTTGCTTTGGGTAgccaaacatgtttttttggAGTGCATAGTCTCTAAATAGAATCTGCTGATATGGTCAATGTAAAAATAGTCATGTTTGTGACATTGCCCATCATTCCTTTGTCTAGATATCATAGCGGTGGTGAAGTATCGAGTACTAGAAACTTTGTACCTGGCCTAAGTATTGAGCTTTGACTACACGATGACAGAAGTTGCAATAGCGGTTTTGACTTAAATCTCCCTTTTCTTACAGATGCAAATGGAAACTATCTACCTCTGAAGTCAAGGTAGCTTGTAGCAGTCAGCTCATCAGAATGACATTTGCTTAGCATTCCATCCTTGTTTCAATTGTCTAACTTatccttttgatttttcctcatTCCAGCACAGGTGGGATGTCCCTCTCCACATGATCGCAACTTCATTTCGATATCCTAATGGATGATGGTGGGCCATAACTATACTAAAGGAATTCAGGcttatctttgaatttttcatagCAGGACTATCAGTTGGGGCAATCGTTGGCATATCTATCACAGCAATAGCAGTGTTGTCCTTTTTGGCATTTTGTATATACTTTTGGATATACCGaaagaagaaagtgaaggaGGCGATCTTGCTCTCAGGATCTCATAAATTATCAGCTCAAGCAGGGAATGGTAGTTTTGTTGCTGATACCAATCCCTCACTTTTCATCTGTTTGTCCACATTAcacacccacacacacacacacacacacacatgtatgtatgtatgtatgtatgtatgtatgaacTAAGGATTTACTAGTTTGTACGTTCTTGAACACAGTGACTGTAGCAATTAAACTCATTCCAAATGAAGCACAAGCAGATATAAATTACACTTCTACATATTTCCATTGACTATCTTGATGAAATCATTCCAATCTATATGCCTTTGGTATATGCACATTATGTCAGTCACACTGCGGATGAGACTTGATGCTGCTTAAGATACTTGTTTAGCCAGTGTTCTAGATATGGAATTACTGGAGAATACTTTGTGTCTCAACAGGGGATATGTGGTCcatatgtttttttattcatcGTACCTTCCTAGATTTTATTGGTGTCACAGTGTTCTCTCTTTGGCAAGCAGTTATAGTTCTTGTCTACTGAAGAAAGAAGATTTGTTTTGTCTCCCTAACTTTTCTAGAGAGTAGAGAGTACCCTGACTGGTGTTTTCCCCATCTTGGTCTAGTTCCGGGAAGTGACCCAGCTCAACCTTCAGAATCAACTGGCCCAGTTGATGGTGCTTCAACAGGTCTTACAGGAATCACTGTGGGCAAGTCAGTGGAGTTTTCATATGAAGAATTGGCCAAGGCTACGGAGAATTTTAGCCTTGCTAATAAAATTGGGGAAGGTGGCTTTGGAGCTGTCTATTATGCTGAATTGAGAGGCGAGGTTCGTTGAAAAATAGCTTTTGCACTTAATGTATGGCTAATATTGTTGGTTAAGGCAGTGTAAGTTCATGAGAAGGTTGATAATGAGGGAGAACTCATCGAAATTCAATCTGGACAGCACCACCACATTTGATTCTACCAGACTCTAGAGCTGACTCCAGTTGCTTACATGCTGCTTAGCTCACTATAATTCTCCAGTAGTATTCTATCAGATTCAGTAATTAAAAATAGGATGAAGGAATTCTGTATTCAGTTGAAAACCGCTGTTATGGTCTACTATACTACAATTATTTGTGAGAACAATTTTGTATTATTACTCTCACAGAACTTTCTTCTTGGAAACCATGCAGAAGGCTGCAATTAAGAAGATGGATATGCAAGCTTCAAAAGAATTTCTCGCTGAATTGAAGGTTCTAACGCGTGTTAATCACCTTAACCTGGTAAATCCATACACCTTTCCATGTTCAGTCAATCCTATGCATTTGGATGTGGAAATTTTGGATCGCGTGTGGTAGTGACTTCGTGTGTCCAGATGTAGTGCTTTAATGTGCTGTTTGTTCATGATTAATATATGGTGCATCTGTTTCCATT harbors:
- the LOC104435189 gene encoding lysM domain receptor-like kinase 3 isoform X2, giving the protein MKPRLWTVGLLATVMISACCRVEAKCSKGCDLALASYYLGPRSDLTFISEVLSASMADILSYNKDKVPNEDTYQTGIRVNVPFSCGCIDGKFLGHAFNYSSGHGDLYDTVAMKYFSNLTTVEWLQAFNPYPPTKIPDSAVLDVVVNCSCGNRAVSKEYGLFITYPLRPEDTLDNIAAEVNLTTTLLQSYNPGVNFSRGSGLVYIPGKDANGNYLPLKSRTGLSVGAIVGISIAAIAVLSFLAFCIYHGIYRKEKVKEATLLSGSHKLSAQAGNGIPGSDPAKPSESTGPVDGASTGITMDKSVEFSYEELAKATENFSLANKIGEGGSGAVYYAELRGEKAAIKKMDMQASKEFLAELKVLTHVNHLNLVRLIGYCVEGSLFLVYEYIENGNLSQHLRRSDREPLLWSTRVQIALDSARGLEYIHEHTVPVYIHRDIKSANILIDKNFHGKVADFGLTKLTKVEGACLQTRLVGTFGYMPPEYARCGDVSPKVDVYAFGVVLYELISAKEAVVKANGSIAELKGLVALFEEVLNQPDPREDLRKLVDPRLGDDYPLDSVWKVAQLAKACTQENPQLRPSMRSIAVALMTLSSSTEDWDVGSFYENHALVNLMSGR
- the LOC104435189 gene encoding chitin elicitor receptor kinase 1 isoform X1, producing the protein MKPRLWTVGLLATVMISACCRVEAKCSKGCDLALASYYLGPRSDLTFISEVLSASMADILSYNKDKVPNEDTYQTGIRVNVPFSCGCIDGKFLGHAFNYSSGHGDLYDTVAMKYFSNLTTVEWLQAFNPYPPTKIPDSAVLDVVVNCSCGNRAVSKEYGLFITYPLRPEDTLDNIAAEVNLTTTLLQSYNPGVNFSRGSGLVYIPGKDANGNYLPLKSRTGGLSVGAIVGISIAAIAVLSFLAFCIYHGIYRKEKVKEATLLSGSHKLSAQAGNVPGSDPAKPSESTGPVDGASTGITMDKSVEFSYEELAKATENFSLANKIGEGGSGAVYYAELRGEKAAIKKMDMQASKEFLAELKVLTHVNHLNLVRLIGYCVEGSLFLVYEYIENGNLSQHLRRSDREPLLWSTRVQIALDSARGLEYIHEHTVPVYIHRDIKSANILIDKNFHGKVADFGLTKLTKVEGACLQTRLVGTFGYMPPEYARCGDVSPKVDVYAFGVVLYELISAKEAVVKANGSIAELKGLVALFEEVLNQPDPREDLRKLVDPRLGDDYPLDSVWKVAQLAKACTQENPQLRPSMRSIAVALMTLSSSTEDWDVGSFYENHALVNLMSGR